The genomic segment CCCCTCAATCCGAAACAACTCCGTTCCGCCCCCGAAGCCCCTACGGTGCCGCCAAGCTCTACGCCTACTGGATCACAGTCAACTATCGAGAAGCCTATGGCATGTATGCCTGCAACGGAATTCTTTTCAACCATGAAAGCCCGCTGCGTGGGGAGACGTTTGTGACTCGCAAAATCACCCGGGCCGCAGCAAGGATCCAGCTTGGGATTGATCAAAAGCTATACCTCGGAAATCTTGATGCCAAGCGGGACTGGGGACATGCGCGCGACTATGTAGAAGGGATGTGGCGGATGCTGCAACAGGAAGTTGCGCGTGACTATGTGTTAGCAACCGGACGAGCCACCTCGGTACGAACCCTCTGCTCTTTGGCCTTCGCGGAAGCGGGGCTGCCTTTGGAATGGAAGGGTACCGGAAAGAATGAAAAGGGGCACTGTAAAAAAACCGGACGTATCCTTGTCGAAGTTGACCCTCGCTATTATCGACCCGCCGAAGTGGATCATTTACGGGGAGATTCCTCTCTTGCGTGGAAAGAGCTCGGCTGGAAACCAACCACCACTTTCGAGGACATGATCCAAGAAATGGTCCAGGGTGATCTCCGACGGGAACAGGATCTTCATTAAGCGGATCAAAGCTCCGATACAACCTTGACCTCGCCCTAAACTGCACTTTTCGCACATGCATGAGCTCCTGAATGGGATCGTCCTTGCCGGCGGCACAGGAAGTCGATTGTACCCTCTTACGAAGGTTACCAACAAGCATTTGCTTCCTGTGGGAAGATATCCAATGATTTACCATCCGCTCATGCGACTCCAGGAAGCCGGCATTGAGCGGGTTGCTGTAGTTACCAGCCCTGAACATATGGGAGATGTTGTGAATCTCCTCGGAAGCGGAAGGACACTGGGACTTGACCTGACGTACCGTGTTCAGGATCAACCAGGTGGCATTGCGCAGGCGCTGGGGTTATGTGAGCATTTTGCCGGTGGCAAGCCCTTTCTGGTCGCCCTTGGAGACAATATCCTAGAAGACAGCCTGACTCGTGAGGTGGATTTGTTTCGTCGCCAGAAAGATGGCGCACGTATTCTCTTGAAGGCCGTTCCGGATCCTGAGCGTTATGGGGTCCCCCGCTTCCAAGGAGGGGAGATTGTCGAAATCATGGAAAAACCCGAATCTCCACCGAGCCAGTATGCGGTGACGGGACTTTATTTCTATGACGCACAAGTGTTCGACTTTATTCGCACTCTCTCCCCGAGTCGGCGTGGTGAATACGAAGTTAGTGACCTGAATTCCGCTTATGTCAAATACAGTACCTTAACCTATGGCGTACTGGAGGGCTGGTGGGGAGATGCGGGGACGCTAGAGGGCTGGCATGAGGCGAATCAGCTCGCACGGAACCTTGTCTATCCTGCATTGAGTACTGAGGTATAATGACCAATGAACTGGAGAACGGGCGTGGTACATGACTGCATCGTACGGCTGTTGCCTCGCTATACAGATGAGCGCGGCTGGCTGTCAGAAATCTTCCGGCACGATGAACTGGAGAAAGAATTCCACCCCGTGATGGCCTATGTTTCTCTAACGCGTGCCGACATTACCCGCGGCCCGCATGAACATCGCCATCAGACCGACCTTTTTGCATTTTTGAATGGATCCTTCCGGCTCTACCTGTGGGATGATCGTGAAGACTCCCCGACTTATGGAACCAGGCAAGTACTGGATGCCGGAGGGGAATCCCCAACGGCCGTCCTGATCCCTCCAGGAGTGATCCATGCTTACCGGAATACTGGCGCATCGGATGCACTCGTCATCAACTGCCCCAACCGGCTCTATGCCGGGCGCGGTAAAATGAATCCAGTGGACGAAATCCGCTGGGAAGAACGCCCTGATCGCAACCTAATTCTTGACTAACCCGTGAAGCTTATTATCCCTATGGCTGGGCATGGCAAACGCTTGCGCCCCCAGTCATCTATCACACCGAAGCCACTTATGACCGTACGTGGTCAATGTATGGTGGAACGTATTGTAGAAAAATTTACCCATACCCTGCCCCGTTCCGTTACGGACGGTGTTTTTATCCTTGGGCCGGGGTTTGATCGCAAGGCCTACGACATCCTGGATTCTGTTTGCGACCGGCATGGTATCCAGGCGCATTATATCATTCAGGAAGAGGCAAAAGGAACAGCACATGCGGTCATGTGCGCACAGGAATTTCTGGCAGGAGAAGGCGTTGTCGTCTACGCCGATACAGTCTTTGACATGGACCCCATTCATGATCTGCACAGCAGTGACGTTGTGGCCTGGGTCAGGGAAGTAGAGGATCCTAGCAGGTTTGGGGTTGCCGTACGGGAAGGGGATCAAGTTACGGCCTTCGTGGAAAAACCGAAAGAATTCATCTCCAACGAGGCACTGATCGGTATCTACTACGTCAGACATTTGGAAAAACTACAGGCAGCAATCCAGGTGCTCTTTGACAACAATATCTGTGGCAAGGGTGGAGAATACTATCTAACGGATGCCTTTGACGGGATGCTAAAGCAGGGGTTAATCTTTCGGACTGCTGCAGTGAATGCATGGCTGGACTGTGGGACGCTGGATGCATTTATGGATACGACCCGATACCTTCTTGATCATGAGCCGCAGACTACGGCTAGGCCCGGTTGTACGAATTCAATCGTCCATGAGCCTGTATACATCGCCGAAGATGCGGTCGTGAAGAACTCCGTTATCGGCCCTTACGTGAGTGTGGAAGCCGGTGCTCATGTAGCGGACTCCATCATTCGGGGCAGTATCATTTTTGAATCTGCATGTGTTCGGGGCTCCGTCTTACATGAATCTATGATTGGTGCAAACAGTGTTGTTGCCGGTATGTACAAAAAAATCAACGTTGGTGACCACTCCTATCTGCAATAATGTCGATTCGTGTGCTGCAGATCCACCCGAGTGACAATGTCGCAGTTGCTCTAGCCTCTATGCCAGCAGGCGTAGAGGCTCTGTCCGGTTGTGTAACGCAAGCTCCCGTACCGGCAAAACACAAGGTTGTAACCCAACCTATCAGAGCATCGGAACCCGTCTTGATGTACGGTGTCACCGTGGGGAAGGCCTTGCGTGATCTACGCCCCGGTGACCGATTAAGCCAGAGAGATCTCATCCACGATACCTCTGCATATCGTGTGAGAGATGTGCCTCGAGCGTGGAATCCCCCGGATGTCTCGAAATGGGCAACGACAGTTTTTCAGGGATATCATCGCACGGATGGCCAGGTGGGGACAGCGAATTATTGGATCGTGGTCCCGATGGTGTTCTGCGAGAACCGGAATATTGATGTCCTTCGACGCGCGTTTGAGGATGAGTTGGGATATGGGATGGATTCTGAGTACCGGAGCCTAGTTGCCGCCCTAGCCCATGCACACCGCACCGGCAAGCCGTTCATTGAAACAGATCTGGCACCGGTTAGATCTACTCCACTATTTGAGAATGTAGACGGGATACGGTTCCTTACCCATCATATGGGCTGCGGTGGAACCCGGCAGGACGCCCGCACTCTCTGTGGGCTTTTGGCGGGATACCTGAACCATCCAAATGTATGCGGTGCAACCGTACTGAGCCTCGGATGCGAGAATGCCGAGTTGAAATTGTTGATGGAAGAAGTGCGTGGGCGTAACCCAACATTCGAAAAGCCTCTTCACATTTTCCGGCAGCAATCCTTTGCCAGCGCCGATAGCCTGATCACAAAGGCAATTAACGATACGTTTGCCGGCTTGCGAAAGGCCAACCGGCTTCGCCGGGCCCCTGCTCCGCTGAGCAAGCTCACGTTAGGCTTGGAATGCGGAGGCTCAGATGGGTTCAGTGGAATTACGGCAAATCCAGCCATGGGATACACGACTGATTTGCTTGTTGCGCTGGGTGGCAACGCCATTCTGGGGGAATTTCCAGAACTCTGCGGCCAAGAGCAGGCATTGATTGACCGATGTACCCATGTCTCAATCGCG from the Rhodothermaceae bacterium genome contains:
- the gmd gene encoding GDP-mannose 4,6-dehydratase — encoded protein: MKNKTALITGVTGQDGAYLSELLLDKGYTVHGVKRRASLFNTQRIDHLYMDPHVDQARFRLHYGDLTDSTNLIRIVQEVQPDEIYNLGAQSHVQVSFDTPEYTANADAVGVLRLLEAVRILGMTDQIRFYQASTSELFGNAPPPQSETTPFRPRSPYGAAKLYAYWITVNYREAYGMYACNGILFNHESPLRGETFVTRKITRAAARIQLGIDQKLYLGNLDAKRDWGHARDYVEGMWRMLQQEVARDYVLATGRATSVRTLCSLAFAEAGLPLEWKGTGKNEKGHCKKTGRILVEVDPRYYRPAEVDHLRGDSSLAWKELGWKPTTTFEDMIQEMVQGDLRREQDLH
- a CDS encoding NTP transferase domain-containing protein codes for the protein MHELLNGIVLAGGTGSRLYPLTKVTNKHLLPVGRYPMIYHPLMRLQEAGIERVAVVTSPEHMGDVVNLLGSGRTLGLDLTYRVQDQPGGIAQALGLCEHFAGGKPFLVALGDNILEDSLTREVDLFRRQKDGARILLKAVPDPERYGVPRFQGGEIVEIMEKPESPPSQYAVTGLYFYDAQVFDFIRTLSPSRRGEYEVSDLNSAYVKYSTLTYGVLEGWWGDAGTLEGWHEANQLARNLVYPALSTEV
- a CDS encoding dTDP-4-dehydrorhamnose 3,5-epimerase, with product MNWRTGVVHDCIVRLLPRYTDERGWLSEIFRHDELEKEFHPVMAYVSLTRADITRGPHEHRHQTDLFAFLNGSFRLYLWDDREDSPTYGTRQVLDAGGESPTAVLIPPGVIHAYRNTGASDALVINCPNRLYAGRGKMNPVDEIRWEERPDRNLILD
- a CDS encoding glucose-1-phosphate thymidylyltransferase, with product MKLIIPMAGHGKRLRPQSSITPKPLMTVRGQCMVERIVEKFTHTLPRSVTDGVFILGPGFDRKAYDILDSVCDRHGIQAHYIIQEEAKGTAHAVMCAQEFLAGEGVVVYADTVFDMDPIHDLHSSDVVAWVREVEDPSRFGVAVREGDQVTAFVEKPKEFISNEALIGIYYVRHLEKLQAAIQVLFDNNICGKGGEYYLTDAFDGMLKQGLIFRTAAVNAWLDCGTLDAFMDTTRYLLDHEPQTTARPGCTNSIVHEPVYIAEDAVVKNSVIGPYVSVEAGAHVADSIIRGSIIFESACVRGSVLHESMIGANSVVAGMYKKINVGDHSYLQ
- a CDS encoding altronate dehydratase, encoding MSIRVLQIHPSDNVAVALASMPAGVEALSGCVTQAPVPAKHKVVTQPIRASEPVLMYGVTVGKALRDLRPGDRLSQRDLIHDTSAYRVRDVPRAWNPPDVSKWATTVFQGYHRTDGQVGTANYWIVVPMVFCENRNIDVLRRAFEDELGYGMDSEYRSLVAALAHAHRTGKPFIETDLAPVRSTPLFENVDGIRFLTHHMGCGGTRQDARTLCGLLAGYLNHPNVCGATVLSLGCENAELKLLMEEVRGRNPTFEKPLHIFRQQSFASADSLITKAINDTFAGLRKANRLRRAPAPLSKLTLGLECGGSDGFSGITANPAMGYTTDLLVALGGNAILGEFPELCGQEQALIDRCTHVSIAERFVHLMESYSALAEAVGSGFDMNPSPGNIRDGLLTDAMKSAGAVRKGGTSPITAVLDYPEYVITPGLNLLCTPGGDVESTTAIAGAGAQIILFSTGMGTPTGNPVAQVAKISSNSALADRIPDLIDLDAGGILNGQDTIESVGEQILDLVVQIASGDLTPASERLGQNDFIPWKRGISL